GTATGCGAGCGCTATGGGAGTTGGCAATGTCCCATACTGAGTGACTAAACGATTATTTGAAATAAAACGTAAGGTTACTTAACTCCAGTTCTATGATAATATGAGTGAGGTCACTTGGCGCGTTGCACTTCACGCTCCGCGTAAGGAAGAATTTATACCTGTAAAAGTGAGGTGAGCGGGAGCAACAGCTCAACTGACATTGTATGATTGGAGTTTCTTATTGACgtccacaccattccaacacagaaaatatgctggggagccaggcccagccaatcggaATGAGTTTatctccacaaaagggcttttaTTACAGACAGCAATTCTCCTCCGCACTCCctcctcagatgatcccgcatgTGAacaagccggatgtggaggtcctgggctggcgtggttatacgtggtctgtggttattaggctggttggatgtactgccaaattctctaaaatgaccttGGAGTTGACTTATGGTAGAGATATGAACTTTAAATTCTCTGATAACTGCTCTGTtgtacattcctgcagtcagcatgccaattgcatgctccttcaaaacttgagacgttGTGTGAAAAAATGGAACGTTTgagtggccttttgttgtccccagcacaaggtgcacctgtgtaatgaatcTGCTGTTTAATCCGATTCTTTATATACCTCAACCCATCCACCTGATagatatcttggcaaaggagaaatgctcactaacacagatgtaaacaaatttgtgaccacaattttagagaaataagctatttgtgtgtatggaacattttggGCATcttgtatttcagctcatgaaacatgggaccaacactttaaatgttgtgtttatttttgtttcgtatatttttttaagtatttttaAGGAAACTATTTCACTCCTATTGTAATTTaattaaatgtcatatttcatgtAAAACACTGGACAGTTGCTTTCAAattaatcacattaaataaataatttcatgaaatgactttgtcaaagcaacaaaataactagggctttacaatgatgatgaaaacttggagaaatgttTGGGTTAAGTGGgctaaaatcttcctagaagtcagagcatgcacagagagacatgtcaaaatgcagaatttggcactttagcaagtctttattcagaTTTATTGTAAATTCcatatattaaagggcacttcatttaatataaaatgtagaattcaatattggtgcacaatttctactaaAAATATAAAAGGGACACAAAAGGGACTTATTTTGTGGAATGACCCATGTACAGATGTTGCAGAGATACTGTATCTTACTGATGTCTTCACATTATCCCTTTCATTTTCCCTTTTGCATTGTAAACATGTGAGTCATTAGTAGTAGAGCCTCCTAACGCTTACACCTGTCTTTGGCTCCATGTGTCTGCACTGGTTACAGCTCCATAGGTGCCTATCAGCCAGCCGGGGACAACAGCCACACATTCGACGCAACAGCCATGATCAAGTCTTTTGGTGTGTTCCTTGGGGTCTTCAGTGGATCCCTTGCCCTTGGTGTGGCCACCGGAGTCATGACTGCACTGATATCCTTTTGCCACCTTCATGCCAGGGGATGGCATTCATTCAAAAGAAAAGCCTGTGAATTTTGtagataaaaataattgaaagtctGCTAATCTGCTTTATCTAAGGCAATTTGCTGTTTTTTAAAGGCATTACAGCTTCTATTCTCCAAGAGTAACGCGTTTGCTATGTTATCGTATTATCTCATCCTTGAAAGTTGTGATGTTTCTGTGATGGATTGAAGTTCCTGATCTGTTCCTTGACCTGTCGCTCGTCACGTCACCAAGTTCACTAAGCTGCGTGATTTCCCCCTGCTGGAGACGGCCCTCTTCTTCCTCATGTCCTGGAGCACTTTCCTGCTGGCCGAGGCCTGTGAAATGACTGGTAACTAATGCAGTgtttacatacatacacacacacacacacacacacacgtacacacacggtTTCAAGCTTACATAGGTGAGTCCCCATCACATGCTGATCTGTGTGGACTTTCTCGTGCAGGTGTGGTGGCCGTGTTGTTCTGTGGGATGACCCAGGCTCACTACACTTTCAACAACCTTTCTCCTGACTCCCAGGACAGGACCAaacaggtactggaacacatacCGGTCTATTTGCCGTAAACCATGCTGTAGGTTTTTGTTAGACAATGCTTGGCCTAACATTTGAATTTACATTTACGctattaaattgtttattttggTTGATATTGTTTTTGTCTCTCGTCCCAAAGCTATTTGAGCTCCTGAACTTTCTGGCAGAGAATTTCATATTTTCCTATATGGGCCTGACGCTGTTCTCCTTCCAGTCCCATGTGTTCAACCCCTGGTTCATCATTGGAGCATTTGTATCCtaaaaaacacacagagagagagaggcaaaaaaaaaaagttttatacAGCCAATGTAATATCTTTAATTATAACTGCATGTAGTTTTTCCCATCCAGAAGCCACTTTCCTTAACTGCTGTCCCCTACCAGATTGCAGTATTCCTTGGCAGGGCAGCcaacatctaccccctctctttcttcctcaatTTGGGCCGTAAAAACAAAATTGGATCTAACTTCCAACATGTTATGATGTTTGCAGGTAGGAGGCTGTCTGTAGTTGTCCTGTACTAGAAGGAGTTGAATGATTGATGTCTGTGGATCATGTTTGCGGTGTAGTTTTCTCTCATTTCATTGTCCTCTGATATCTGTTGATCAGGCCTGCGGGGGGCTATGACCTTTGCCCTCTCCATCCGGGACACGGCCACGTACGCCCGGCAGATGATGTTCTCCACCACCCTGCTGATCGTCTTCttcactgtgtgggtgtgtggaggCGGCACCACCCCAATGCTCTCCTTCATGAGTATACGGTGAGTCTCACCTAGAGGTCACAACTTTCACCACTAGTTTGATCATTAAGCCTCGATTAGATAGATGGATGTGTACCTCTACTGTATGTTCTTCTTACACATTCTCATCCTTGTGTTGGTGCTAGTGTGGGAGTGGACTCGGACCAAGACAGCTCAGTAAGTAACCAACCATCTGATTGTCCATGATTCTGAGATTTGCTTCTAAAGGACAGCAGAAGTCGGTTTACAGGGTAGCATTGTGTGGACAAAAGAATAGGAATAGTGCACAATTGGAGGTTGTGGTTGTGCCGTTATGGTATTACAAAAGTCACATGCTCACTTTTATGTCTTTGAGCAGGTGACTGTTTCGGATGGAACGCAACATAGGAACACCAAACACGAGAGTGCCTGGCCTTTTAGAATATGGTACAATTTCGACAATACGTATCCTTTATCTGCTACATGTCACACCTAAAGCCTTTAGAATGTGGTTGTGAGTCATTAGATGAAGCCATAACAATCCAGTCTTCAACTTGGACCAACCATTGAGGAAACACTGTTCAGTGGGGATTATCTgcggtatattggccatgtaccacaccccctcgggccttattgcttaattatacactAGAGGCCACTCTTTGAAAAGTGAAGGCAAGTCAGTTCATGTGATACACATTCCTCAATGAAAATATGACAAGCCACTAAATGCCTTTTCTAGAGGTTATTCCTTTATTAATGGTGATTGGGTTCAGACTACTATAATTAAGCAGTAAGGCCCgagatatggccaatataccacgactaagggctgttctcATGCTCgatgcaacacggagtgccttaatacagcccttagccatggtatattggccataatatcacaaacccctgaggtgccttattccTATTACAAActagttaccaacgtaattagaacagtaaaaataaatgttttgtcatacctgtgatatacggtctgatataccacgtctgtcagccaatcagcattcagggctcaaaccacccagtttgtaACAGCGTTTAGAGACCCCTGAGGATTAGATCCCTTGACTGCAGCCTTCTCCAGCTACCTGAAACCCCTGTTGACTCACAGCGGCCCACCCCTCACTGCcaccctgcctgcctgctgtGGCCCCTTGGCTCGCTGTCTCACCAGCACTCAGGCATATGAGGTgagtacacgcacgcacgcacgcacgcacgcatgcacgtacGTAGTGGTTCATGATTCCTTCTCTCTCTAGAATGAAGGGCACCAGCACAATGATGATTCTGACGAACTGGTCCTGAATGATGGCAATGCAACCATGTATGGTGACGTCACAGTGAGCACCGATGCATCGGGCACCCTCACCACCAACCATAAACACCTGTCTGCCTCCACCATGGGCATAACCTCGGAGGAGGCCCTGGACCAGGAGCTGGCGTTTGGGGAGCATGAACTGGTCATCAGGGGAACACGTCTGGTCCTGCCCATGGACGACCCCCCTGAACCCACTGTGAccctccccccacctcccccccCGCCTTTCTCAGATCCCTTCTCCGATCCCTTTTCAGATCCCTTCTCCGATCCCAGACGCAACAGACTCTAGAGGCCAAGCGCTCCCTTTTTCTGTCTAGCCATCCCTTGGTCTTGAACAACCCCTGCATTGAAAAGCAAAATGGGTTGTGTTAAGTGGTGGTCTTTACCCATGCCTGCCTCTTTCTCCTTTGCCCATTCATGTATTTGTATATTTTAAAAAGTACATccaatatttatgtatttatttactcTGTATTTATATGTCGAGGTTTTCATTGTTGCCCTTACCCCACAGGGAGTCGTTGGGGGTTTCAAGAGCCATGCTTCCTTTCTTTTTCAAAACATGGAAACATAAATATGAATTTCAGTGGTGATTTTTATGTCATGGGAGTAGTTTAGGGTGTACTTTAGTTGCTAGTAAGTTGTGAATAATAAGTTTCACTCAGTTCTCCTACCTGACTGCTACTGGCTGATGTGAGGGTCATTATTTAAGTCAGAGGCATCTGTATTGGGGGCTCCAGGATGCTGAACTGTTTTAAACAAGTgcctaattatatatatatttttcaatttaTGCAGATTTGTACATATTCATTAATAATTTACAGTAAATCATTTGGATTATTCTAACTTGAAACCCAGCTCAGTGTTATACCAAACCCCTACAGAATAAAATGCAATATTGTACTATGACCCTTTTTCCGTAAATTGTAATATTCATTAGTTGTAATTGATTGATATACATTTGCAAATGAAGCCTGGTGGAAATTATTAAGATATGTCATTACTTTAAATGAAATATTGACATTTTCATAAGCAGATTTCTAAGTCTGGAGATTCCTGTCACCTCCACTCTTGCTCTGTGAACGACAAGGCCCTTAACTCTAAGCAGATGCCTTGATACTGAATCTAACGACCTGAGCAGAAAGCTGTGGCAAAGGGTTTGGTACAATACTGTACAGAGCTGCTTTCTATGGACTCAGTCCAGTCCAGGCTGAATGTGTGCATGGGCTCTACGACAGCTGGCTGGAACTGTCACTCTGAGCTCCTGCTATGCAGGATTaggttttgttttcaaataattaTACCTGCCGTACCCTTTCTTTCTCAGTCAGGTGGGCAGCAACTATGAACAGATTTTTGCGCTTTATTACATATCATTTGTTTGCATTGTGATCTTTATTTAGATTGAGCCACTTGAGCTTATGTTGAAAGACCTGACTAGAATGCAACACTACCACCGACAGTAGCTAGAGTAACCACATGTTATGAATGCAATGGTTCATATGGTCTAAACTCTAACTGGaactaatctagtctgtaaatGGGATTGTAGTTCAGCTCAGATATCTAGCATAGTAACTAAAAGCTCAGTTGTTAAAGTAGCAGCAAATTCAACCTGAAAAGGTGAGGCAGCCTTTACTTGATCCAACAGTATTTGGGTGTATGATATTGATGTAGCTATATTTTGTGAAGAGTTTGTTTTTGTTAATGAAATGTGAATTCTACAAAATACAGTTAATTTGGATGTGGGGAGAGACAAAGTTATGAAAGTCTCAATGTACAGTAGCCTAAATACTAAATATGTGAATCTAATGTGAATGAAAATAAATGTTTCTATTAGGCTACAAAATTAATTtttgatgtttttttttctttttctgtttCAAGTACCAAATCCATGTAACttctgtatttatttacaagtatgTTATatctgtaatgtgttgtatttcACAAACACTTCCTTTCAGTACACAACGTATAAAGAGTAGTGGTAGACACATTTAAATGGACTGATCATTCAATATTTCACCCCAATAAGTGGTTAATCGTTCATTCAACCTTTTCCTGAAGACTTGGCCAATAATATTCTGCATGGAAATACAATACAGTTGGGTTGATTGGAAGGCAGTCGTATCCTGTCCTGATTTTTCCCCTGATATCCTGCCTCCGGATGAGTGGTTTGCTTTTGTAGGGTACATTTACTGTAATAGGCTTCCTGTTCAGAAGAAAAGTGACGCTTTTGCAGATCagggagtgtgtgcgtgtgtcccaCAACTTTCTTTGAACTTGGTTTGAACTTTGAAGTTGCATGGACAGATCCGAATCTTGTGTCGGAATGAATTAATACAAGG
The Salvelinus fontinalis isolate EN_2023a chromosome 10, ASM2944872v1, whole genome shotgun sequence DNA segment above includes these coding regions:
- the LOC129863457 gene encoding sodium/hydrogen exchanger 6-like isoform X1 → MGLKPSSALKASKTLFVLLSLFTFLLVGSQGENTAMDNSATERRAEESHRQDSANLLIFIMLLTLTILTIWLFKHRRFRFLHETGLAMIYGLLVGVILRFGVHVPRNMNNVTMNCSVNASPATLLVNVSGRFYEYTLKGEVSTVKGHDVQDDEMLRKVTFDPEVFFNILLPPIIFHAGYSLKRRHFFRNLGSILAYAFMGTVISTFVIGLVMYGCVTLMKAVGQLGGDFFFTDCLFFGAIVSATDPVTVLAIFNELKVDVDLYALMFGESVLNDAVAIVLSSSIGAYQPAGDNSHTFDATAMIKSFGVFLGVFSGSLALGVATGVMTALVTKFTKLRDFPLLETALFFLMSWSTFLLAEACEMTGVVAVLFCGMTQAHYTFNNLSPDSQDRTKQLFELLNFLAENFIFSYMGLTLFSFQSHVFNPWFIIGAFIAVFLGRAANIYPLSFFLNLGRKNKIGSNFQHVMMFAGLRGAMTFALSIRDTATYARQMMFSTTLLIVFFTVWVCGGGTTPMLSFMSIRVGVDSDQDSSQVTVSDGTQHRNTKHESAWPFRIWYNFDNTYLKPLLTHSGPPLTATLPACCGPLARCLTSTQAYENEGHQHNDDSDELVLNDGNATMYGDVTVSTDASGTLTTNHKHLSASTMGITSEEALDQELAFGEHELVIRGTRLVLPMDDPPEPTVTLPPPPPPPFSDPFSDPFSDPFSDPRRNRL
- the LOC129863457 gene encoding sodium/hydrogen exchanger 6-like isoform X2 yields the protein MGLKPSSALKASKTLFVLLSLFTFLLVGSQGENTAMDNSATERRAEESHRQDSANLLIFIMLLTLTILTIWLFKHRRFRFLHETGLAMIYGLLVGVILRFGVHVPRNMNNVTMNCSVNASPATLLVNVSGRFYEYTLKGEVSTVKGHDVQDDEMLRKVTFDPEVFFNILLPPIIFHAGYSLKRRHFFRNLGSILAYAFMGTVISTFVIGLVMYGCVTLMKAVGQLGGDFFFTDCLFFGAIVSATDPVTVLAIFNELKVDVDLYALMFGESVLNDAVAIVLSSSIGAYQPAGDNSHTFDATAMIKSFGVFLGVFSGSLALGVATGVMTALVTKFTKLRDFPLLETALFFLMSWSTFLLAEACEMTGVVAVLFCGMTQAHYTFNNLSPDSQDRTKQLFELLNFLAENFIFSYMGLTLFSFQSHVFNPWFIIGAFIAVFLGRAANIYPLSFFLNLGRKNKIGSNFQHVMMFAGLRGAMTFALSIRDTATYARQMMFSTTLLIVFFTVWVCGGGTTPMLSFMSIRVGVDSDQDSSVTVSDGTQHRNTKHESAWPFRIWYNFDNTYLKPLLTHSGPPLTATLPACCGPLARCLTSTQAYENEGHQHNDDSDELVLNDGNATMYGDVTVSTDASGTLTTNHKHLSASTMGITSEEALDQELAFGEHELVIRGTRLVLPMDDPPEPTVTLPPPPPPPFSDPFSDPFSDPFSDPRRNRL